In one window of Paracoccus saliphilus DNA:
- a CDS encoding TAXI family TRAP transporter solute-binding subunit translates to MNILKGTAAGIALFLAGTAGAQDIELPRQMSWTAYDTGSAGFNQAVAIGGELQKATGTSLRVLPGKNDVSRTQPLRQRRVEFSATGIGGSFMAQEGAFEFGEKNWGPQPLRVLLANFGGDVNLSVGVAADADIETYDDLRGKRVAWIAGAPGLNVNMDAYLAYAGLTWDDVTKVEFGGYGAAWTGLIEGEVDAMFGSTNTGPAYEAAAGPRGLLWPAMDPDDEEAFKRLTDIAPFYTPNKATVGAGIDGTDGVQGATYAYPVLVSMADADPDLVYNMTKAMVELFPQYDGKAPGIGGWNIDNQNFTWVVPYHEGAIAYFKELGVWNDEAQAHNDRLIERQGILQAAWKELEAENPDDWTAAWSQKRREALEAAGFKVVF, encoded by the coding sequence ATGAATATTCTCAAGGGAACCGCAGCCGGAATCGCCTTGTTCCTGGCAGGCACTGCCGGCGCGCAGGACATCGAACTGCCCAGACAGATGTCCTGGACCGCCTATGATACGGGGTCGGCAGGTTTCAATCAGGCCGTCGCCATCGGGGGCGAGCTTCAGAAAGCTACCGGCACCAGCCTGCGGGTTCTGCCCGGCAAGAACGATGTCTCGCGCACCCAGCCTCTGCGTCAGCGCCGTGTCGAGTTCTCGGCAACCGGCATAGGCGGCAGTTTCATGGCGCAAGAGGGGGCGTTCGAATTCGGAGAGAAGAACTGGGGGCCGCAACCCCTGCGTGTCCTGTTGGCGAATTTCGGCGGCGATGTGAACCTTTCGGTCGGCGTGGCGGCGGATGCGGATATCGAGACCTATGACGATCTGCGTGGCAAGCGCGTGGCATGGATCGCCGGGGCACCCGGATTGAATGTGAACATGGACGCCTACCTGGCCTATGCGGGCCTGACCTGGGACGATGTGACCAAGGTCGAGTTCGGGGGCTATGGCGCTGCCTGGACCGGCTTGATCGAGGGAGAGGTGGACGCGATGTTCGGCTCGACCAATACCGGCCCGGCATATGAGGCGGCGGCGGGACCGCGCGGCCTGCTCTGGCCGGCGATGGATCCGGATGATGAAGAGGCGTTCAAACGGCTGACCGATATCGCGCCCTTCTATACGCCGAACAAGGCGACTGTCGGGGCAGGTATCGACGGCACCGATGGCGTTCAGGGTGCGACCTATGCCTATCCGGTGCTGGTCAGCATGGCGGATGCGGATCCCGATCTGGTCTACAACATGACCAAGGCCATGGTCGAGCTGTTCCCGCAATATGACGGCAAGGCGCCGGGGATCGGCGGCTGGAACATCGACAACCAGAACTTCACCTGGGTGGTGCCCTATCACGAGGGTGCCATCGCCTATTTCAAGGAGCTCGGTGTCTGGAACGACGAGGCACAGGCCCATAACGACCGGCTGATCGAGCGTCAGGGGATCCTGCAGGCCGCCTGGAAAGAGCTGGAGGCAGAGAACCCTGACGACTGGACCGCGGCCTGGTCGCAAAAACGCCGAGAGGCGCTGGAAGCGGCGGGCTTCAAGGTGGTGTTCTGA
- a CDS encoding class I adenylate-forming enzyme family protein, translating into MRRIHEVLSQGEPGQTAIVDHDGSEYSYAELGELVTAIAGKLRDHGVRPGDRVLVVSENCVTYLAAMLALSHLDAWATLANARLTPAELDRLTEVADARCAIFTPEASAAARAHAERLDAVSLGQMRCGDLLVSPPREAMPEPVEDGPGQTAALIYTSGTVGEPKGVMLTHGNLLFMCRTSAGLRRIGPEDTTLAVIPGTHIFGLTSVFLAGLMGGSRLIAMPRFDADEVLRHIRKDVTILPAVPQIFAALLRRLKELGIEQPEHRLRYIYAGGAPLDLSLKERAERIFGQVLHNGYGQTEASPGIATTRIESPRNDAAVGLPVPGMEVVIHEPDENGVGELWARGPNVMKGYFRNPEATHATLTEDGFLRTGDLARQEADGTLHIAGRLKELIIHSGFNIYPPEVEAVLTAHPAVALCAVVGRARQGNEDVLAFVTAQDEVTEAELRDWVRERMAPYKVPARVIITEALPQAATGKILKNKLLEHFRAELDET; encoded by the coding sequence TTGAGACGTATCCACGAAGTTCTGTCGCAGGGCGAACCCGGCCAAACCGCCATCGTCGATCATGACGGCAGCGAATACAGTTATGCCGAGCTTGGCGAACTCGTCACGGCGATTGCCGGAAAGCTTCGCGATCATGGGGTGCGTCCGGGCGATCGGGTGCTGGTGGTCAGCGAGAACTGCGTGACCTATCTGGCCGCGATGCTTGCCCTGAGCCATCTGGATGCCTGGGCGACATTGGCCAATGCCCGGCTGACCCCTGCCGAACTGGACCGGCTGACAGAGGTCGCGGATGCGCGCTGCGCCATCTTTACCCCCGAGGCATCGGCGGCGGCAAGGGCGCATGCCGAACGGCTGGATGCTGTGTCACTGGGGCAGATGCGCTGCGGCGACCTGCTGGTGTCTCCCCCGCGCGAGGCAATGCCCGAGCCGGTCGAGGACGGCCCCGGCCAGACCGCCGCGCTGATCTATACCAGCGGCACGGTCGGAGAGCCCAAGGGGGTGATGCTGACCCATGGCAACCTTCTGTTCATGTGCCGGACCTCGGCCGGGCTGCGCCGGATCGGGCCGGAGGACACGACGCTGGCAGTCATTCCAGGAACCCATATCTTCGGGCTGACCTCGGTTTTCCTGGCCGGGCTGATGGGCGGATCGCGGCTGATCGCCATGCCGCGCTTCGATGCCGACGAGGTGCTGCGCCATATCCGAAAGGACGTGACCATCCTGCCCGCAGTGCCGCAGATTTTCGCCGCCCTGCTGCGGCGCCTGAAAGAGCTTGGCATCGAACAGCCCGAGCATCGGCTGCGCTATATCTATGCGGGCGGCGCCCCCCTGGACCTGAGCCTCAAGGAGCGGGCCGAGCGGATATTCGGGCAGGTCCTGCATAACGGCTATGGCCAGACCGAAGCCTCGCCGGGCATTGCCACGACGCGGATCGAGAGCCCGCGCAACGATGCGGCGGTCGGCTTGCCGGTGCCGGGGATGGAGGTGGTGATCCACGAACCCGACGAGAATGGCGTGGGCGAGCTATGGGCGCGCGGCCCCAACGTGATGAAGGGTTATTTCCGCAACCCGGAGGCCACTCATGCCACCCTGACCGAGGACGGGTTCCTGCGCACCGGCGATCTGGCGCGACAGGAGGCCGACGGAACTTTGCATATTGCCGGGCGGCTGAAGGAACTGATCATCCATTCGGGCTTCAATATCTACCCGCCCGAGGTCGAGGCAGTGCTGACCGCCCATCCCGCCGTGGCGCTTTGCGCCGTGGTCGGGCGCGCGCGGCAGGGCAACGAGGATGTGCTGGCCTTCGTGACTGCGCAGGACGAGGTGACCGAGGCCGAATTGCGGGATTGGGTGCGCGAACGGATGGCGCCCTACAAGGTGCCCGCACGGGTGATCATCACTGAAGCCTTGCCTCAGGCGGCGACGGGAAAGATTCTGAAGAACAAGCTGCTCGAACATTTCCGGGCAGAGCTGGACGAAACCTAG
- a CDS encoding TAXI family TRAP transporter solute-binding subunit, with product MLLRSILATTVLGLGTLTASAQDLPQTMIWTAYDVGSAGYAEASAIADAFGKEFGTKVRIQPSGTAIGRLQPVLQGRADYGFLATESFFVSEGDFDFATPEWGPQNLRAVAGRPASFAMVTAADAGIEEIADAKGKRAALVVGNPSVNLKCEAILAFGGLTTDDVEVVMFPTYAAAMSSMTKNEADFTCTTPTTSQLYELAESPRGIRWIPLDSENQEGWAALDGVLPIMSPFNEDIAAGLEEGENVQMAAYRYPVIATTADKSADEVYAFIKALDEAYDLYKDGTATMVRWDLAQAGLPPADVPFHEGAIRYLTEKGIWTEEAEAWNQQRIARLDAMIAAWEEFLPANEGLPAEEFAAKWKEKQGEVIASLDS from the coding sequence ATGTTACTACGCTCTATACTGGCGACAACGGTTCTGGGTCTCGGCACGCTGACCGCCTCGGCACAGGACTTGCCGCAGACGATGATCTGGACGGCCTATGATGTCGGCTCGGCGGGTTATGCCGAGGCTTCGGCCATCGCGGATGCATTCGGCAAGGAATTCGGCACCAAGGTTCGCATCCAGCCCTCGGGCACCGCGATCGGACGGTTGCAACCCGTTCTGCAAGGCCGGGCCGATTACGGTTTCCTGGCCACGGAATCGTTCTTCGTCTCCGAGGGCGATTTCGATTTCGCCACGCCGGAATGGGGCCCGCAGAACCTGCGCGCGGTCGCCGGGCGGCCCGCCTCTTTCGCCATGGTGACGGCTGCCGATGCGGGGATCGAGGAGATCGCCGACGCCAAGGGAAAACGCGCCGCCCTGGTTGTCGGCAATCCCTCGGTCAATCTCAAATGCGAGGCGATCCTGGCCTTTGGCGGGCTGACCACCGATGATGTCGAGGTGGTGATGTTCCCCACCTATGCCGCTGCCATGTCCTCGATGACCAAGAACGAGGCCGATTTCACCTGCACCACGCCGACCACAAGCCAGCTTTACGAATTGGCTGAATCACCGCGCGGCATCCGCTGGATTCCGCTGGATTCGGAAAACCAGGAAGGCTGGGCCGCGCTGGACGGGGTTCTGCCGATCATGTCCCCGTTCAACGAGGATATCGCCGCCGGGCTGGAAGAGGGCGAAAACGTGCAGATGGCGGCCTACCGCTATCCGGTGATCGCTACGACGGCCGACAAATCGGCGGACGAGGTCTATGCCTTCATCAAGGCGCTGGACGAGGCCTATGACCTTTACAAGGACGGCACCGCAACCATGGTCCGGTGGGATCTGGCCCAGGCCGGATTGCCCCCCGCCGATGTTCCCTTCCATGAAGGCGCCATCCGTTACCTGACGGAAAAGGGCATCTGGACAGAAGAGGCAGAGGCCTGGAACCAGCAACGCATCGCCCGGCTGGATGCGATGATCGCGGCATGGGAAGAGTTCCTGCCCGCGAACGAGGGTCTGCCGGCCGAGGAATTCGCGGCGAAATGGAAAGAGAAGCAAGGCGAGGTCATTGCTTCGCTCGACTCGTAA
- a CDS encoding TRAP transporter permease, whose product MSQTEPKPANPSPTPAAPLPRLSGAASLAVYILGIAGLVLAVNQVFLLNLFGFQPLGNSYLYYLIGIFLAIAFLSLPARPSQSHRVQWFDWILSAIALTACGFLGLHGIDIIQKGWEFSAPLSVNIAAGAVLIITLEGVRRGGGPLLLATALLFGAYPLFADYMPGFLWGTSFSLPETIRVHVLGVESIIGIPMQVVAELVIGFVIFGSVLTATKGADFFMDLAAALLGRSRGGPAKVAVLGSGILGSLSGSVISNILTSGPFSIPTMKRVGYPATYAAAIESCASTGATLMPPVMGTVAFIMASFLGVPYAQVVAAAFLPAVLFYVALLFQVDMFAARKGLKGLPASEIPPLRGVLLRGWPYLLCLAVLIYVLMGLRLETYSPYAASVVLLLATALRKETRLNWERAKRLLTDTACNIAALVAILAGIGLVVGGLSYTGVAGAFSRELLLYAGGSVPLMLIAGAITSFVLGMGMTVSACYIFLSILLAPALIEAGLNPLASHLFILYWGMLSYITPPVALASITAASIAGSNPMRTGVYSMRLGGALFLLPFIFVYDTGLVFVGSLPDIASSFLIAALALWALTSALEGYLYGIGPAGPLSRVLMGAAGLLAIVPEFYSDLVGLGLILGVYGANLIFLRNEKRTSS is encoded by the coding sequence ATGAGCCAGACCGAGCCCAAGCCTGCAAACCCGTCGCCGACACCTGCCGCGCCGTTGCCACGCCTTTCCGGTGCGGCAAGCCTCGCGGTCTACATCCTTGGCATTGCCGGGCTCGTGCTGGCCGTCAACCAGGTTTTCCTGTTGAACCTGTTCGGTTTCCAGCCGCTCGGGAACTCCTATCTCTATTACCTGATCGGCATCTTCCTGGCGATTGCTTTCCTCAGCTTGCCCGCCCGGCCATCGCAATCGCACCGGGTACAATGGTTCGACTGGATCCTGTCGGCCATCGCGCTGACCGCCTGCGGTTTCCTTGGCCTGCATGGGATCGACATCATCCAGAAGGGCTGGGAGTTCTCGGCCCCGCTCTCAGTGAATATCGCCGCCGGAGCGGTTCTCATCATCACGCTGGAGGGCGTACGGCGCGGAGGTGGCCCCTTGCTACTGGCGACCGCATTGTTGTTCGGCGCCTATCCCCTGTTCGCCGATTACATGCCGGGATTCCTCTGGGGCACCTCGTTCAGCCTGCCCGAGACGATCCGCGTCCATGTCCTTGGTGTCGAAAGCATCATCGGCATCCCGATGCAGGTCGTGGCCGAACTGGTCATCGGTTTCGTTATCTTCGGATCGGTGCTGACGGCAACCAAGGGCGCAGATTTCTTCATGGACCTTGCCGCGGCCTTGCTGGGGCGCAGCCGGGGAGGTCCAGCCAAGGTCGCGGTTCTGGGTAGCGGCATCCTGGGCTCGCTGTCGGGCAGCGTGATCTCGAATATCCTGACCAGCGGACCCTTCTCGATCCCGACCATGAAGCGGGTGGGATATCCCGCGACCTATGCCGCCGCCATCGAAAGCTGCGCCTCGACCGGGGCCACGCTGATGCCGCCGGTCATGGGAACCGTTGCCTTCATCATGGCCTCGTTCCTTGGCGTGCCTTATGCGCAGGTCGTCGCCGCCGCCTTCCTGCCCGCAGTGCTGTTCTATGTCGCACTGCTGTTCCAGGTCGACATGTTCGCCGCGCGCAAGGGGCTCAAGGGTCTGCCAGCCTCGGAAATCCCGCCGCTGCGGGGCGTGCTGCTGCGCGGCTGGCCCTATCTTCTCTGCCTCGCCGTGCTGATCTATGTGCTGATGGGCTTGCGGCTCGAGACCTATTCGCCCTATGCGGCCTCGGTCGTCCTGCTGCTCGCCACCGCCCTGCGCAAGGAAACCCGCCTGAACTGGGAGCGGGCAAAACGGCTGCTGACCGACACCGCCTGCAATATCGCGGCGCTCGTCGCGATCCTGGCGGGAATCGGGCTGGTCGTGGGCGGGTTGTCCTATACCGGTGTCGCCGGTGCATTCTCGCGCGAGTTGCTGCTTTATGCCGGGGGCAGCGTGCCCTTGATGCTGATCGCGGGTGCGATCACCAGTTTCGTGCTGGGCATGGGGATGACCGTCAGCGCCTGTTATATATTCCTGTCGATCCTGCTGGCACCCGCCCTGATCGAAGCGGGACTGAACCCGCTGGCCAGCCATCTGTTCATCCTCTACTGGGGAATGCTGTCCTATATCACCCCGCCCGTGGCGCTGGCCTCGATCACGGCGGCCAGCATCGCCGGGTCGAACCCGATGCGGACCGGCGTCTATTCGATGCGCTTGGGCGGGGCGCTGTTCCTGCTGCCCTTCATCTTCGTCTACGACACCGGGCTGGTCTTTGTCGGATCGCTGCCGGATATCGCCAGCTCCTTCCTGATCGCCGCCCTTGCGCTATGGGCGTTGACCTCGGCGCTGGAGGGCTATCTCTACGGGATCGGCCCGGCGGGCCCGCTCAGCCGCGTGCTGATGGGCGCAGCCGGGCTGCTGGCCATCGTGCCGGAGTTCTATTCGGACCTTGTCGGGCTGGGGCTGATCCTGGGCGTCTACGGGGCGAACCTGATTTTCCTGCGCAATGAAAAGAGGACTTCTTCATGA
- a CDS encoding TRAP transporter permease, translated as MQPADTVLEDPEKTSDGGYRNPRHISLLVLTVTAILLVINQLFNIRPFGLVMLEGRYLNILATLFLAATFLVFDIRGRRFGSVSPLDWLLAAASLGAGAYIAVTAKQNLNEGWEFAAPVAAQWVAFLFAGLVLEATRRAGGLVLAIVVTLVAFYPSFAGHVPAPFSGFQSTLSETFSYHVFSSESIFGIPMRAFGGVVIGFIIFGSVLQHTGGGAFFNDLALGLVGRYRGGAAKVSIFASGFMGSMSGSVISNVLTTGTVSIPTMRRTGFSAKTAAATEACASTGGVLMPPIMGATAFVMASFLSLPYAEIVVAAAIPSMLFYLALFAQIDAYSARRNLKGLPRGEVPALRDTLRKGWPYVLVFALLIFMMVVLRQETRAPFYSVLLLLAINQFLPGSRMTWRKLVEIVMGVGSSLAELTAVILGVGLIVGSFSATGLAGTLVNELLFIAGDNVFILLVMGALTAFIFGMGMTATACYIFLAIVLAPALEAGGLDRLAVHLFILYWGMVSYITPPVALGAYAAATLAGTSPMKAGFEAMRLGSIIYIVPFLFVLNPALIGNAPALEVVVALVCAVLGVGLIGMGLQGYVVAAGSLAGRGDYLLRAMLCLGGFLFALPAMPFAGIGFGTTAAIGAALAVPPILVAYRRGRPVVAELEQP; from the coding sequence GTGCAACCAGCCGATACTGTCTTGGAAGACCCCGAAAAAACATCCGACGGCGGATATCGGAATCCCCGCCATATCTCCCTGCTCGTCCTGACCGTCACTGCGATCCTGCTGGTGATCAACCAGTTGTTCAATATCAGGCCCTTCGGCCTGGTGATGCTGGAAGGTCGCTATCTCAACATTCTCGCCACGCTGTTTCTGGCGGCCACCTTCCTGGTGTTCGACATCCGCGGCAGGCGTTTCGGATCGGTCTCGCCGCTTGACTGGTTACTTGCTGCCGCCTCGCTGGGGGCAGGGGCCTATATCGCGGTGACGGCGAAGCAGAACCTCAACGAGGGCTGGGAATTCGCCGCGCCGGTCGCCGCGCAATGGGTGGCATTCCTGTTCGCCGGATTGGTTCTTGAGGCAACCCGCCGCGCCGGAGGGCTGGTGCTTGCCATCGTCGTGACGCTCGTCGCCTTCTATCCCAGCTTTGCCGGGCATGTCCCGGCACCGTTCTCGGGCTTTCAAAGCACGCTGAGCGAGACCTTTTCCTACCATGTCTTTTCGTCGGAAAGCATATTCGGCATCCCGATGCGGGCATTCGGCGGGGTGGTGATCGGCTTCATCATCTTTGGATCGGTGCTGCAGCACACGGGCGGCGGAGCCTTCTTCAACGATCTCGCCCTGGGGCTGGTGGGACGTTATCGCGGCGGGGCCGCCAAGGTCTCGATCTTCGCCAGCGGTTTCATGGGATCTATGTCGGGCAGCGTCATCTCGAACGTGCTGACCACCGGCACCGTCTCGATCCCGACCATGCGCCGCACCGGCTTTTCCGCCAAGACCGCCGCCGCGACCGAGGCCTGCGCCTCGACCGGGGGCGTGCTGATGCCGCCGATCATGGGGGCGACGGCTTTTGTCATGGCGTCCTTCCTGTCGCTTCCCTATGCCGAGATCGTCGTCGCCGCCGCCATCCCCTCGATGCTGTTCTACCTGGCGCTGTTTGCACAGATCGACGCCTATTCGGCCCGGCGCAACCTGAAGGGATTACCGCGGGGCGAGGTTCCGGCGTTGCGCGATACGCTGCGCAAGGGCTGGCCCTATGTGCTGGTCTTCGCGCTGTTGATATTCATGATGGTCGTGCTGCGGCAGGAAACCAGGGCGCCCTTCTATTCGGTGCTGCTGCTTCTGGCGATCAACCAGTTCCTTCCCGGCAGCCGCATGACATGGCGCAAGCTGGTCGAGATCGTCATGGGCGTCGGCTCCAGCCTTGCCGAGCTGACCGCGGTCATCCTTGGCGTCGGGCTGATCGTCGGCTCCTTTTCGGCCACCGGCCTTGCCGGGACGCTGGTGAACGAACTCTTGTTCATCGCCGGGGACAATGTCTTCATCCTGCTGGTGATGGGCGCGCTGACGGCCTTTATCTTCGGCATGGGGATGACGGCGACGGCCTGTTACATCTTCCTAGCCATTGTCCTCGCCCCGGCGCTGGAAGCGGGAGGGTTGGACCGCTTGGCGGTGCATCTGTTCATCCTCTACTGGGGCATGGTCAGCTACATCACCCCGCCTGTCGCCCTTGGTGCTTATGCCGCCGCGACGCTTGCGGGCACCAGTCCGATGAAGGCAGGATTCGAGGCGATGCGGCTTGGAAGCATCATCTATATCGTGCCCTTCCTGTTCGTGCTGAACCCGGCGCTGATCGGCAACGCCCCCGCGCTCGAGGTTGTGGTGGCGCTGGTCTGCGCGGTGCTCGGGGTCGGGCTGATCGGCATGGGCCTGCAGGGCTATGTCGTGGCCGCCGGGTCGCTGGCGGGGCGCGGGGATTATCTGCTGCGCGCCATGCTGTGCCTGGGAGGTTTCCTGTTCGCCTTGCCGGCGATGCCCTTTGCCGGGATCGGCTTCGGCACGACAGCGGCCATCGGCGCGGCATTGGCGGTCCCGCCGATCCTCGTGGCCTATCGTCGCGGCCGTCCCGTGGTCGCGGAATTGGAGCAACCGTGA
- a CDS encoding LysR family transcriptional regulator: MELRQLRNFIRICQMRSITAAAERLNIAQPALSRQVQALEEELGVSLLRRHGRGVEPTEQGELLLSRAEQLLADADSILRDVPGNEGELRGTLTLGLPPAVAELLAEPLIAHFNARYPQVRLRIVSGFTGHVRDWLQRGTIDLGITYEIGPVSDLHARPLVYEQLYLICPASDRGSSQPIGFAEAFEQPLILPSPAHGLRRLIEAAAAGQGITPEVVLEVDIVQVMLNFVRQGLGNTILSRISVRDMLASGELAARPITSPELGRTVVLWTPGLTGNGWLVKRFAEMLVEQAQLLVESGTWEARWL; this comes from the coding sequence ATGGAACTTCGTCAGCTTCGCAATTTCATCCGAATCTGCCAGATGCGCAGCATTACCGCCGCGGCCGAGCGGTTAAATATCGCCCAGCCTGCGCTCAGCCGTCAGGTGCAGGCGCTTGAAGAGGAGCTTGGGGTTTCGCTTCTGCGACGTCACGGCCGAGGGGTGGAGCCGACCGAGCAGGGCGAATTGCTGTTGTCCCGTGCCGAACAATTGCTGGCCGATGCTGACAGCATCCTGCGCGACGTTCCCGGCAATGAAGGCGAATTGCGCGGCACCTTGACCCTGGGCTTGCCGCCCGCGGTGGCGGAGCTGTTGGCAGAGCCGCTGATCGCGCATTTCAACGCGCGCTATCCGCAGGTTCGGCTGCGTATCGTGTCGGGCTTTACGGGGCATGTCAGGGACTGGTTGCAGCGCGGCACGATCGATCTGGGCATCACCTATGAAATCGGCCCGGTGAGTGACCTTCATGCGCGCCCGCTGGTTTATGAGCAGCTCTATCTCATCTGCCCGGCATCCGACCGGGGCAGCTCCCAACCCATAGGATTTGCCGAAGCTTTCGAGCAGCCCCTGATCCTGCCGAGCCCTGCCCATGGTTTGCGCCGCCTGATCGAGGCGGCGGCGGCAGGGCAGGGGATCACACCTGAGGTCGTGCTCGAGGTCGATATCGTTCAGGTCATGCTCAATTTCGTCCGGCAGGGGCTTGGCAATACGATCCTCTCGCGCATCTCGGTCCGGGACATGCTGGCCAGCGGTGAACTGGCGGCCCGCCCGATCACCTCGCCCGAGTTGGGGCGGACCGTGGTCTTGTGGACGCCGGGGCTCACCGGGAATGGCTGGCTGGTCAAGCGCTTTGCCGAGATGCTGGTCGAGCAGGCGCAGCTTTTGGTGGAATCAGGGACATGGGAGGCGCGCTGGCTCTGA
- a CDS encoding IclR family transcriptional regulator produces MTQETEQPEETETGDRQFVSALARGLDILGCFRTDDRFLSNHEISRRTGLAKPTISRLTYTLTKTGHLLRDNDSGEYRLGAKVLQLGFGVLAATSISDRVAAELGALSKGPNPYVTAALAERSGIRAVYLAVRRSHQAVSLSIGVGARLPVFYSGIGRAIIAGLSEEERAEVLAMGIREFPDQEERMEQSIRDAVSDYETYGYCTSFGAWKPEINAIAAPLRSLDGTTVYGVNVGGPSFLISPKELHKEYGPALLETVRKLGGIPAG; encoded by the coding sequence ATGACGCAGGAAACTGAACAACCGGAAGAAACGGAAACCGGCGACCGGCAATTCGTCAGCGCATTGGCGCGGGGATTGGACATCCTGGGCTGCTTCCGCACGGATGACCGTTTCCTGTCCAATCACGAGATTTCGCGGCGAACCGGGCTTGCCAAGCCGACGATCTCGCGCCTGACCTACACATTGACGAAGACCGGCCATTTGCTGCGCGATAATGACAGTGGCGAATACCGCCTTGGCGCGAAGGTTCTGCAATTGGGCTTCGGCGTGCTGGCCGCGACAAGCATTTCCGACCGCGTTGCCGCGGAACTGGGCGCGCTGTCCAAGGGACCGAACCCCTATGTGACCGCCGCATTGGCCGAACGCAGCGGTATCCGCGCCGTCTATCTGGCAGTGCGGCGATCTCATCAGGCGGTTTCGCTATCGATCGGCGTGGGGGCGCGGCTGCCCGTCTTCTATTCCGGCATCGGCCGCGCCATCATCGCCGGACTGTCCGAAGAGGAACGGGCAGAGGTTCTGGCCATGGGCATCCGCGAATTCCCCGACCAGGAAGAGCGGATGGAGCAAAGCATCCGCGACGCGGTCAGCGACTACGAAACCTATGGCTATTGCACCAGCTTCGGAGCATGGAAGCCCGAGATCAACGCGATTGCCGCCCCATTGCGGTCGCTGGACGGCACGACGGTCTATGGCGTCAATGTCGGCGGACCGTCATTCCTGATCTCCCCGAAGGAACTGCACAAGGAATACGGCCCGGCATTGCTGGAAACCGTCCGCAAGCTGGGCGGAATCCCGGCAGGCTGA
- a CDS encoding 3-oxoadipyl-CoA thiolase, with translation MLQGYIYDGLRSPFGRHAGALAAVRPDDLAAKVIRALVERSDLPVERIEDVILGNVCQSGEDSRNVARFAGLLGGVREEAGGLTVNRLCGSGMAAALDAARSITVGEAGLYLAGGTESMTRAPFVMGKSPSAWDRQPKIYDSTIGTRFPNRQFAKEFGDYTMPQTADNLAKDYGIGREESDAFAHASQQKYEAARADGFFKDEILPIEIPGRKGAVTVVDADEHPRPETTLEKMASLKPIFEGGVVTAANASGVNDGAAALLVGAKDLGPKPRARIVSGAIAGVPPRIMGIGPGFAVPKALERAGLTMQDMDLIEINEAFASQVLACCKQLELDPSDSRLNPNGGAIAIGHPLGASGARIILTAMRQLERSGGRYACLSMCVGVGQGIAMVIERVA, from the coding sequence ATGCTTCAAGGATATATCTATGACGGTTTGCGCAGCCCCTTCGGGCGTCACGCGGGCGCGCTGGCGGCGGTTCGCCCCGACGATCTGGCGGCCAAGGTCATCCGCGCATTGGTTGAACGCTCGGATCTGCCGGTCGAGAGGATCGAGGATGTGATCCTCGGCAATGTTTGCCAATCGGGCGAGGACAGCCGCAACGTTGCGCGTTTCGCGGGGCTTCTGGGCGGCGTGCGCGAAGAGGCAGGCGGGCTGACCGTCAACCGGCTTTGCGGCTCGGGGATGGCGGCGGCGCTGGATGCGGCACGCTCGATCACCGTGGGCGAGGCGGGTCTCTACCTGGCGGGCGGCACCGAGAGCATGACGCGCGCGCCCTTCGTGATGGGCAAATCTCCAAGCGCATGGGACCGTCAGCCCAAGATTTACGATTCGACCATCGGCACCCGCTTCCCGAACAGGCAATTCGCCAAGGAATTCGGCGATTACACCATGCCGCAGACCGCCGATAACCTGGCAAAGGATTACGGGATCGGGCGCGAGGAAAGCGATGCCTTCGCCCATGCCAGTCAGCAGAAATACGAGGCGGCGCGGGCGGATGGTTTCTTCAAGGACGAGATCCTGCCCATCGAAATCCCGGGCCGCAAGGGCGCTGTGACCGTGGTCGATGCAGATGAACATCCCCGCCCCGAGACGACGCTGGAAAAGATGGCGTCGCTGAAGCCTATCTTCGAGGGCGGCGTGGTGACGGCGGCCAATGCCTCGGGCGTCAATGACGGTGCAGCGGCGCTCTTGGTGGGGGCCAAGGACCTGGGACCGAAGCCCCGGGCGCGGATCGTGTCGGGCGCGATTGCCGGGGTGCCACCTCGGATCATGGGGATCGGGCCGGGCTTCGCCGTGCCCAAGGCGCTGGAACGCGCGGGCCTGACCATGCAGGACATGGACCTGATCGAGATCAACGAGGCGTTCGCCAGCCAGGTCTTGGCCTGCTGCAAGCAACTGGAACTGGATCCGTCCGACAGCCGCCTGAACCCGAATGGTGGCGCGATCGCGATTGGCCACCCGCTTGGCGCCTCGGGCGCGCGGATCATCCTGACCGCGATGCGGCAGCTGGAACGCAGTGGCGGGCGCTATGCCTGCCTGTCGATGTGCGTCGGTGTCGGGCAGGGTATCGCCATGGTCATCGAGCGCGTGGCCTGA